From the genome of Nicotiana sylvestris chromosome 2, ASM39365v2, whole genome shotgun sequence, one region includes:
- the LOC104236733 gene encoding 30-kDa cleavage and polyadenylation specificity factor 30-like, which produces MDEGEGGLSFDFEGGLDTGPTHPTASVPVMTQSSDHNIAAAAAPNANINQPPTVSAHVGGDVGFVGNRRSFRQTVCRHWLRSLCMKGEACGFLHQYDKSRMPICRFFRLYGECREQDCVYKHTIEDIKECNMYKLGFCPNGPDCRYRHAKLPGPPPPVEEVLQKIQHLASNNYGYSNRFYQNRNANYSTQADKPQASQGQNGMGAVKSTATETPIIQQIQPHQQQALQTQQQGGTTQTQIHPNGQQNQADRTAVVLPQGTSRYFIVKSCNRENLELSVQQGVWATQRSNEAKLNEAFDSVENVILIFSVNRTRHFQGCAKMTSRIGGAAKGGNWKHEHGTAHYGRNFSVKWLKLCELSFQKTHHLRNPYNENLPVKISRDCQELEPSVGEQLASLLYLEPDSELMAISLAAESKRQEEKAKGVNPDNGNDNPDIVPFEDNEEEEDEESEDEDESFDQGFGPAALGRGRGRGIVWPPIMPLGHGPRPLPGMRGFPPGMMGDGFSYGAMTPDGFPMPDHFGMGPRPFGPYGPRFSNDMMFHGRPPAGGFGMMMGPGRPPFMGGMGPGATGPPRAGRAVGMHPSFVPPSSQPSQNPYRPKREQRAPVHDRNDRFSSGSDQGKGQEMAGSVGGPDGVNYPQRGKTEQDAQFGAGNGFKNDESESEDEAPRRSRHGDGKKKRRDTDDDAATASEK; this is translated from the exons ATGGACGAAGGAGAAGGGGGTTTAAGCTTTGATTTCGAGGGCGGCTTAGACACTGGGCCGACACACCCAACTGCTTCCGTACCAGTAATGACACAATCTTCCGATCACAACATTGCCGCCGCCGCCGCCCCAAATGCTAACATTAACCAGCCGCCTACTGTCTCAGCCCATGTAGGCGGGGATGTAGGGTTTGTTGGCAATCGTCGGAGTTTCAGGCAGACTGTTTGCCGCCACTGGCTACGGTCACTGTGTATGAAGGGTGAAGCCTGTGGCTTTCTTCATCAGTATGATAAATCTCGAATGCCAATCTGTCGGTTTTTTAGACTGTATGGGGAGTGCCGTGAACAGGACTGTGTTTATAAGCACACCATTGAGGATATCAAGGAATGCAACAT GTACAAATTGGGGTTTTGTCCAAATGGTCCTGATTGTCGATATAGACATGCAAAGTTGCCCGGACCTCCACCACCAGTGGAAGAAGTTCTTCAGAAAATTCAGCATCTGGCGTCCAACAACTATGGTTACTCAAACAGGTTTTACCAAAACCGGAATGCTAATTATTCAACACAGGCTGACAAACCTCAAGCTTCACAAGGACAGAATGGAATGGGTGCTGTGAAATCTACAGCAACTGAGACACCCATTATACAACAGATCCAGCCTCATCAACAACAAGCTTTACAGACTCAACAACAGGGTGGCACAACTCAAACACAAATTCATCCCAATGGCCAGCAAAATCAAGCAGATAGGACTGCAGTAGTTCTGCCTCAAGGAACCTCTAG GTACTTTATAGTTAAAAGCTGCAACCGTGAGAATCTTGAATTGTCGGTACAACAAGGAGTTTGGGCAACTCAAAGAAGCAATGAGGCTAAACTAAATGAAGCTTTTGACTCCGTGGAAAATGTTATTCTGATATTTTCAGTTAATCGGACTAGACATTTTCAG GGTTGTGCAAAGATGACATCTAGAATTGGTGGCGCTGCTAAAGGAGGAAATTGGAAGCATGAACATGGAACTGCCCATTATGGACGTAATTTTTCAGTAAAATGGTTAAAG CTGTGTGAACTGTCCTTCCAGAAAACTCACCACTTGAGGAATCCATACAATGAGAACTTACCAGTGAAG ATAAGCAGAGATTGTCAAGAATTAGAACCCTCTGTTGGTGAGCAGTTGGCTTCTTTGCTTTATCTTGAACCAGATAGCGAACTTATG GCAATCTCACTTGCAGCAGAATCCAAGAGACAGGAAGAAAAGGCGAAGGGAGTGAACCCTGACAATGGGAATGATAATCCAGATATTGTACCATTTGAAGAcaatgaagaagaggaagatgaagaaagtgAGGACGAGGATGAAAGCTTTGATCAAGGTTTCGGACCAGCTGCTCTTGGCAGAGGAAGGGGGAGGGGAATTGTGTGGCCTCCAATAATGCCTTTAGGACATGGGCCCAGGCCTCTTCCTGGGATGCGGGGCTTCCCTCCGGGCATGATGGGTGATGGATTTTCTTATGGAGCTATGACACCTGATGGTTTTCCAATGCCTGATCATTTTGGAATGGGTCCCAGACCTTTTGGTCCATATGGCCCACGATTTTCAAATGATATGATGTTTCATGGCCGCCCTCCAGCTGGTGGATTTGGGATGATGATGGGTCCCGGAAGGCCCCCTTTCATGGGCGGGATGGGTCCCGGAGCGACAGGCCCACCCAGAGCTGGTCGAGCAGTTGGTATGCATCCATCATTTGTTCCACCCTCATCTCAGCCTTCTCAAAATCCTTATAGGCCTAAAAGAGAACAGAGAGCTCCAGTTCATGACAGGAATGATAGATTCAGCTCCGGTTCAGATCAAGGTAAGGGTCAGGAGATGGCGGGCTCAGTTGGTGGACCAGATGGAGTAAATTATCCCCAAAGAGGGAAAACCGAACAAGATGCCCAGTTTGGTGCTGGAAACGGCTTCAAAAATGATGAAAGCGAAAGTGAGGATGAAGCACCAAGAAGATCAAGACATGGGGATGGAAAGAAGAAGAGGCGGGATACTGATGATGATGCTGCAACTGCTTCAGAAAAATAG